The proteins below are encoded in one region of Methanolacinia paynteri:
- a CDS encoding HisA/HisF-related TIM barrel protein, which translates to MKILFAMDILDGVVVHGYKGKRYQYKPLDWGLAHTVVPHEYIREMRIKYPYLADLNRIEGKGNNDQAIFSCKKEAETIYVNRGARGPEDALKEPGIKNVLSTETYRGDTSGYGSFDLFSIVVKDGKALPDGKDPSEILKDNSGFGFEACNILNLSSVGAEDSMGGLDIEALRDACDSELFYGGGVTGMDDLYRLRDAGFDGVIIATAVHKGNIPLEIVQRGEL; encoded by the coding sequence ATGAAAATTCTGTTTGCAATGGATATACTGGACGGCGTTGTGGTTCACGGGTACAAAGGAAAAAGATACCAATATAAACCGCTGGACTGGGGGCTCGCCCATACAGTAGTTCCGCATGAATACATCCGCGAAATGCGAATCAAATACCCATATCTCGCTGATCTCAATAGGATCGAGGGAAAGGGAAACAACGACCAGGCAATTTTTTCATGCAAAAAAGAGGCTGAAACCATTTACGTCAACAGGGGCGCACGCGGTCCTGAAGATGCATTAAAGGAGCCGGGGATCAAAAACGTCCTGAGCACTGAAACATACAGGGGGGATACTTCGGGCTACGGCAGTTTCGATCTTTTCAGCATTGTAGTAAAAGACGGAAAAGCCCTCCCAGACGGAAAAGATCCGTCCGAAATTCTGAAAGATAACTCCGGTTTCGGTTTTGAAGCCTGCAACATCTTAAACCTCTCAAGTGTCGGTGCTGAGGACAGCATGGGCGGACTCGACATCGAAGCCCTGAGAGATGCCTGCGATTCGGAGCTTTTCTACGGCGGAGGAGTGACAGGTATGGACGATCTCTACAGGCTCAGGGACGCCGGCTTCGACGGGGTCATTATCGCAACCGCGGTCCATAAAGGGAATATCCCGCTTGAGATCGTACAAAGAGGGGAGCTATAG
- a CDS encoding MBL fold metallo-hydrolase, protein MYTIFEIYNNIPYNPELNVDFGYSCFVKEPGILFDAGAKGDVLLCNLERLGISLDRIRSLVLSHDHWDHNGGIKAVLDENPEITCYCPKGTSAETISALERGAGCVVTEGWHEISPGIFLTGPIESVFSGTSIYEQSLVLDSGKGLFLITGCSHPHISRILDCVRERGPVTGVIGGFHDVDEADIRSLEGLDYISPSHCTTAIEAIAGEFGDKFIRSGAGFIHRI, encoded by the coding sequence ATGTATACGATATTTGAAATATACAATAACATTCCCTATAATCCTGAACTAAATGTCGATTTTGGGTATTCATGTTTCGTTAAAGAGCCCGGAATTTTGTTTGATGCTGGTGCTAAAGGGGATGTTCTTCTCTGCAACCTAGAGCGTCTTGGCATATCTCTGGACCGGATCAGATCTCTTGTTCTGTCTCACGATCACTGGGACCACAATGGTGGCATTAAGGCCGTTCTTGATGAGAATCCTGAAATCACATGCTATTGTCCTAAAGGTACCTCTGCCGAGACTATATCGGCGCTTGAAAGGGGAGCCGGATGCGTTGTGACCGAAGGCTGGCATGAAATATCGCCCGGGATATTTCTGACCGGTCCGATTGAGAGTGTCTTTTCGGGCACCAGCATATACGAGCAATCGCTGGTTCTTGATTCGGGGAAAGGTCTTTTCCTGATAACGGGGTGTTCCCATCCGCACATATCCCGTATACTTGATTGCGTTAGGGAAAGGGGTCCGGTAACCGGAGTCATCGGAGGATTTCATGATGTCGACGAGGCTGATATCCGGTCGCTTGAAGGGCTGGATTACATATCTCCTTCGCATTGTACAACAGCGATTGAAGCTATTGCCGGAGAGTTCGGGGATAAATTTATTCGAAGCGGGGCAGGTTTTATTCACAGAATCTGA
- a CDS encoding NusA-like transcription termination signal-binding factor encodes MQRVIGFKERRYIEELRILTRSTALDCVIDDSFDRVIYIIKKGDMGFAIGRNGENIKKLHRILGKRVEMVEESDNLEEFLKNVFRPAVISGTGRDDESGKILVYVDNKTDLGKAIGKGGCNIEKARLLVIRYFGDEVGDIILN; translated from the coding sequence ATGCAGCGGGTTATCGGTTTCAAAGAAAGGCGATATATAGAAGAGTTAAGGATTTTAACAAGATCCACTGCACTCGACTGCGTTATTGATGATTCCTTTGACAGGGTAATATACATCATAAAAAAAGGGGATATGGGATTTGCCATAGGCAGAAACGGTGAAAACATAAAAAAACTGCACCGTATCCTCGGCAAAAGGGTCGAGATGGTTGAAGAAAGCGACAATCTGGAAGAGTTTTTAAAAAACGTCTTCAGGCCCGCTGTTATATCCGGAACAGGCAGGGATGACGAATCAGGAAAAATCCTTGTTTATGTCGACAACAAAACTGATCTCGGTAAGGCTATCGGAAAAGGCGGGTGCAATATCGAGAAAGCAAGACTGCTTGTGATCAGGTATTTTGGCGATGAAGTCGGAGATATCATATTGAATTGA
- a CDS encoding ArsR/SmtB family transcription factor, producing the protein MLEGDDISRLLDILGNRNRRRIIQLLRQKPCFVTEISDRLMISPKAVIEHLQLMEREQILLSKNDRSRRKYYYLSRDFKVVIDLENIPAALLPEEIAVIDKKNEFFSLLAATNKLLESRDNILSDLEYIERDIDRKISDLKVTGKDILASETEFNLVLALSSCEMTLGDLEEFSGIDLTELSGVLDGLAAKGIVKRTGEYYKVCDIYAE; encoded by the coding sequence ATGTTGGAAGGCGACGATATCTCCCGCCTCCTGGATATTCTTGGGAACAGGAACAGAAGGAGAATAATACAGCTTCTAAGGCAGAAGCCATGTTTTGTTACTGAAATCTCCGACAGGCTGATGATAAGCCCCAAGGCGGTTATCGAGCATCTTCAGCTGATGGAGAGGGAGCAGATACTTCTGTCGAAAAACGACCGGTCGAGAAGGAAGTATTACTATCTCTCAAGGGATTTTAAAGTGGTAATAGATCTGGAAAATATTCCTGCCGCGCTTTTGCCCGAAGAGATAGCTGTAATAGATAAGAAGAACGAATTCTTCAGCCTTCTCGCGGCGACCAATAAACTCCTTGAATCCCGTGACAATATCCTGTCTGATCTCGAGTACATCGAGAGGGATATTGACAGAAAAATAAGTGATTTAAAAGTTACCGGCAAAGACATATTAGCGAGTGAGACAGAGTTCAATTTAGTACTTGCATTGTCAAGTTGCGAGATGACTCTTGGTGATCTCGAAGAATTCTCCGGAATCGACCTGACAGAACTTTCAGGGGTTCTTGACGGTCTTGCGGCGAAAGGTATCGTGAAGAGAACAGGTGAATATTACAAAGTGTGTGATATCTATGCCGAATGA
- the guaB gene encoding IMP dehydrogenase has translation MYLKKLDIETGFTFDDVLLVPAASGVEPSETEPASKFSRNIKLTIPFVSSAMDTVTESGMAIALARAGCLGVLHRNMTAEDEVEQVTLVKQADDIIEREVLTVNSQATVSDAARMMQNYSISGVPVMEGDEIIGIVSRRDLRWIASKKGDQNIRTVMTTDPITVNEDVKLEDALEVMYNNKVERLPVVSEGTKTLIGIITMQDLLEKNQYPAANRDKDGRLRVAAAVGPFDFKRAVMLDEAGADAIVADCAHGHNLNVVKSVKEMKESVSADVVAGNIATGAAAEEFGGSVDGLKVGIGPGSICTTRVVAGVGVPQVTAIASVAEVASQYDVPIIADGGIRYSGDIAKAIAAGADCVMLGSLLAGTDEAPGRVIAIKGRRYKQYRGMGSLGVMESGQSSDRYFQKKDPDMPRGIGQTKFVPEGIEGATPYVGSVESVIYQLTGGLKSAMGYTGSPDISALKANGKFIKITAAGQIESHPHDILITDEAPNYRLKDN, from the coding sequence ATGTACCTGAAAAAACTGGATATTGAAACAGGATTTACATTCGATGATGTTCTGCTTGTGCCTGCAGCTTCAGGTGTAGAACCAAGCGAGACAGAGCCCGCTTCGAAATTCTCAAGAAACATAAAATTAACAATCCCCTTTGTATCCTCGGCGATGGATACGGTTACCGAGTCGGGAATGGCAATCGCTCTCGCCAGAGCCGGGTGCCTCGGTGTCCTTCACAGGAATATGACCGCCGAGGATGAGGTCGAGCAGGTGACCCTCGTCAAACAGGCGGACGATATAATCGAGCGCGAGGTTTTGACTGTCAATTCACAGGCGACAGTTTCCGATGCGGCCCGTATGATGCAGAACTACAGCATCAGCGGGGTTCCTGTAATGGAGGGTGACGAGATAATAGGCATAGTCAGCAGGCGCGATCTCAGGTGGATTGCATCCAAAAAGGGCGATCAGAATATCCGGACTGTTATGACTACAGACCCCATAACAGTGAATGAAGACGTCAAGCTCGAGGATGCACTTGAGGTTATGTACAACAACAAGGTCGAGCGCCTTCCTGTCGTAAGCGAGGGGACCAAAACGCTGATCGGCATTATCACGATGCAGGATCTCCTCGAAAAGAACCAGTACCCTGCCGCGAATCGCGACAAGGACGGAAGGTTAAGAGTGGCCGCAGCGGTAGGTCCGTTCGACTTCAAAAGAGCGGTCATGCTTGATGAGGCGGGCGCCGATGCAATTGTTGCAGACTGTGCGCACGGCCATAACCTGAATGTAGTAAAATCCGTGAAAGAGATGAAGGAGTCTGTCAGCGCGGATGTAGTTGCAGGAAATATCGCTACAGGTGCTGCGGCAGAGGAGTTCGGCGGTTCGGTCGACGGTCTCAAGGTAGGAATCGGGCCCGGTTCGATCTGTACGACACGCGTGGTCGCCGGTGTGGGTGTACCTCAGGTTACGGCGATTGCATCAGTAGCCGAGGTTGCCTCACAATACGATGTTCCTATTATCGCAGACGGGGGTATACGTTACAGCGGTGATATCGCAAAGGCGATCGCCGCAGGTGCCGACTGTGTAATGCTCGGCAGCCTTCTTGCAGGGACAGATGAGGCTCCCGGAAGGGTCATTGCAATCAAGGGACGCCGTTACAAACAATACCGCGGGATGGGTTCGCTTGGCGTCATGGAGAGTGGCCAGTCCAGCGATCGATATTTCCAAAAGAAAGATCCGGATATGCCGAGAGGAATAGGGCAGACCAAGTTCGTTCCCGAGGGTATTGAGGGCGCAACGCCATATGTCGGGTCGGTGGAATCTGTCATATACCAGCTTACAGGCGGTCTTAAGTCGGCAATGGGCTATACGGGTTCACCTGATATCTCCGCGCTGAAAGCAAACGGGAAATTCATCAAGATAACAGCGGCAGGCCAGATAGAGAGCCATCCTCATGATATTTTAATTACGGATGAGGCTCCGAATTACCGGCTGAAAGATAACTAA
- the hisE gene encoding phosphoribosyl-ATP diphosphatase, producing the protein MSSSEVIDELWSVICDRAENPPEKSYVVDILNHRKGIDKSLEKVGEEATEFIIAVKNSDYNAKVGEAADLIFHTLLALRAADVDLSDVMSELENRRR; encoded by the coding sequence ATGAGTTCTTCTGAAGTTATTGATGAATTGTGGTCCGTAATCTGTGATCGTGCCGAGAACCCTCCCGAAAAAAGCTATGTCGTTGATATACTGAATCACAGGAAAGGCATCGACAAGTCGCTGGAGAAGGTAGGTGAGGAGGCTACAGAGTTCATTATTGCAGTGAAAAACAGCGATTACAATGCTAAGGTGGGCGAGGCGGCGGACCTGATCTTCCATACGCTTCTTGCGCTGCGTGCTGCGGATGTCGATCTGTCTGATGTAATGTCGGAGCTTGAAAACCGCCGCAGGTGA
- a CDS encoding valine--tRNA ligase, with protein sequence MSAPKEIPKNYEPAEVEERWLKTWKKESYYFDPESKKPQFIIDTPPPYPTGNFHIGNAFNWCYIDFIARYKRMRGYNVMFPQGWDCHGLPTEVKVEELNGITKNDVPRQQFREMCRELTLKNIEKMRQTMIRCGFSNDWSNEYITMLPKYYRKTQLSFLRMYQKGDIYQSEHPVNFCTRCETAIAFAEVSYEDRKTKLNFFDFDGVEIATTRPELLAACVAVAVHPDDKRYDAIRGKALKVPIFGHDVKVISDEAVDPKFGSGAVMICTFGDKQDVHWWKQHNLDLRKAIDLSGKMTAVAGKYEGMSSGECREAILSYMESLGILKRQEDLEQRVGTCWRCKTPIEILSEKQWFVKVHNEEILEAANQISWTPEHMKMRLENWASQMEWDWCISRQRIFATPIPVWFCSKCGEVILPDEEDLPIDPTVDKPKRPCPKCGSIDFHCEEDVLDTWMDSSISVLNITGWDGSGVPERFPAQIRPQGHDIIRTWAFYTILRSVALTGSHPWENILVNGMVLGDDGFKMSKSRNNIIAPEEILVKYGADPFRQWSAAGASTGQDIVFNWNDVIAASRFQTKMWNINRFVLMHLEKGYPEDNEATYLVDRWMMHRLSESIDEVTAAMEGFQFDQAIRAIREFARDVFADNYIELVKGRLYGSEEGRGSALYVLRTCLDALCRMLAPMTPFFAEECYSYLTGGKESVHAQQWVQSGFKDDEAKAEGDLVIKIVSEIRRYKHDEGLALNAPLGHVAVYTPLEIDDGGDASATLNANVEWRSDKPDLQKIVSDVSFNMGLIGPNLRNKAKGYMDAVRSLSDEQKVTPPGSVTVDGEEIAVIPGSFEPVFAYRVAGEEVDVLQPSEDVIITVQKE encoded by the coding sequence GGAAATGCGTTTAACTGGTGCTATATAGACTTCATCGCCAGATACAAGAGAATGAGGGGCTACAATGTCATGTTTCCCCAGGGCTGGGATTGCCACGGCCTCCCGACCGAGGTCAAGGTCGAGGAGTTAAATGGGATCACCAAAAACGATGTCCCGCGCCAGCAGTTCCGCGAGATGTGCAGGGAGCTGACACTCAAAAATATCGAAAAGATGCGCCAGACGATGATCAGGTGCGGATTTTCCAACGACTGGAGCAACGAATACATCACGATGCTTCCTAAGTACTACAGGAAGACCCAGCTCTCTTTCCTCAGGATGTATCAAAAGGGAGACATATACCAAAGCGAGCATCCAGTCAACTTCTGCACCCGCTGCGAGACCGCGATTGCATTCGCAGAGGTCTCCTACGAGGACAGGAAGACGAAGCTCAACTTTTTCGACTTCGACGGTGTCGAGATCGCGACGACAAGGCCCGAGCTCCTTGCAGCCTGTGTCGCTGTGGCAGTCCACCCTGATGACAAGAGATATGATGCCATCCGGGGAAAGGCGCTCAAAGTCCCGATATTCGGCCATGACGTGAAGGTAATCTCCGATGAGGCAGTAGATCCGAAATTCGGAAGCGGCGCCGTCATGATCTGTACGTTCGGTGACAAGCAGGATGTCCACTGGTGGAAGCAGCACAACCTCGATCTGAGAAAGGCGATAGATCTCAGCGGAAAGATGACCGCGGTTGCAGGCAAATACGAGGGAATGTCTTCGGGAGAGTGCAGGGAGGCAATCCTTTCGTATATGGAATCGCTCGGTATCCTGAAGCGGCAGGAGGATCTCGAACAGAGGGTAGGGACATGCTGGAGATGCAAGACGCCGATCGAGATACTCTCAGAGAAGCAGTGGTTCGTCAAGGTGCACAACGAGGAGATCCTCGAAGCAGCAAACCAGATCAGCTGGACGCCCGAGCACATGAAGATGCGCCTTGAGAACTGGGCGTCGCAGATGGAATGGGACTGGTGCATATCGAGGCAGAGAATATTTGCAACGCCCATCCCTGTCTGGTTCTGCAGCAAATGTGGAGAAGTAATTCTGCCTGACGAAGAGGATCTTCCGATCGACCCGACCGTAGACAAGCCGAAGAGACCGTGCCCGAAGTGCGGTTCGATCGATTTTCACTGTGAAGAGGATGTCCTGGACACATGGATGGACTCATCCATATCAGTCCTCAACATCACGGGCTGGGACGGCTCCGGGGTGCCCGAACGTTTCCCTGCACAGATCCGCCCGCAGGGTCATGACATCATAAGGACATGGGCATTTTACACGATCCTCCGTTCGGTTGCGCTGACCGGCAGCCACCCGTGGGAGAATATTCTTGTAAACGGCATGGTTCTCGGTGACGACGGTTTCAAGATGTCCAAGAGCCGCAACAATATCATCGCGCCCGAGGAGATCCTTGTCAAATACGGTGCGGATCCGTTCCGCCAGTGGAGTGCGGCAGGGGCGTCGACCGGACAGGATATCGTATTCAACTGGAACGACGTAATCGCGGCATCAAGATTCCAGACAAAGATGTGGAACATCAACCGCTTCGTCCTGATGCATCTTGAAAAGGGATATCCCGAGGACAATGAGGCGACATATCTCGTAGACCGCTGGATGATGCACAGGCTCTCCGAATCGATCGATGAGGTGACAGCGGCGATGGAAGGCTTCCAGTTCGACCAGGCGATCCGTGCCATCAGGGAATTCGCACGTGACGTCTTTGCAGACAACTACATCGAACTCGTAAAGGGCAGGCTATACGGCAGTGAAGAAGGAAGAGGCAGTGCACTTTATGTCCTGAGGACATGCCTCGATGCGCTTTGCAGGATGCTTGCACCTATGACTCCCTTCTTTGCTGAGGAATGCTACTCATACCTGACCGGCGGCAAAGAGAGTGTGCACGCACAGCAATGGGTCCAGTCCGGGTTTAAGGACGACGAAGCAAAGGCAGAAGGAGACCTTGTCATAAAGATAGTCTCCGAAATAAGGAGATACAAGCATGACGAGGGTCTTGCGCTCAACGCCCCGCTGGGCCATGTTGCCGTATATACGCCCCTGGAGATTGACGATGGCGGAGATGCGTCGGCAACCCTCAATGCAAATGTAGAGTGGAGATCTGACAAGCCCGATCTTCAGAAGATCGTATCTGATGTATCGTTTAACATGGGGCTTATCGGCCCGAACCTGAGGAACAAGGCCAAAGGATACATGGATGCTGTCAGGTCGCTCTCTGACGAACAGAAGGTAACTCCACCCGGCTCGGTTACGGTCGACGGCGAGGAGATCGCAGTAATACCCGGTTCGTTCGAACCAGTCTTCGCTTACAGGGTTGCAGGCGAGGAAGTCGACGTTCTCCAGCCGTCCGAAGACGTCATAATAACAGTGCAGAAAGAATAA
- the tmk gene encoding dTMP kinase codes for MLITIEGIDGTGKSTLVENLKGLLSDLDPVFTREPGSTWIGEAVRRGIAEGIDPVAEALLFTADHAAHLETVIRPNLANGKIIISDRYSDSRYAYQASTLKEILPDPMRWMKSIHEGWTVVPDLTFLLVIPVADAVERLNENRTHQEHFECVSTLEEVKNNYLVLAEEDPKRFVLVDASLDPDEIAEFVAGEIRKKAESKNKSKKR; via the coding sequence ATGCTGATAACGATCGAAGGAATAGACGGGACCGGAAAATCCACTCTTGTAGAAAACCTGAAAGGCCTGCTGTCAGATCTCGATCCTGTCTTCACCAGGGAGCCGGGATCGACATGGATCGGCGAAGCGGTCAGGAGAGGTATCGCCGAGGGAATCGATCCGGTTGCAGAGGCCCTTTTATTTACTGCAGACCATGCCGCCCATCTTGAAACTGTGATCAGGCCCAATCTTGCGAACGGAAAGATCATAATATCGGATCGTTACTCCGATTCGCGCTATGCGTACCAGGCCTCGACACTGAAGGAAATCCTTCCAGACCCGATGAGGTGGATGAAGAGCATTCACGAAGGATGGACGGTAGTCCCGGACCTTACCTTCCTGCTCGTAATCCCTGTTGCGGATGCGGTTGAAAGGCTGAACGAAAACCGAACCCACCAGGAGCATTTCGAATGCGTGAGCACGCTTGAAGAGGTAAAGAACAACTACCTGGTACTTGCCGAGGAAGATCCTAAAAGGTTCGTCCTCGTCGATGCATCCCTCGACCCGGATGAGATTGCGGAATTCGTCGCTGGCGAGATCAGGAAAAAGGCTGAATCAAAGAACAAATCAAAAAAGAGATAA
- a CDS encoding (5-formylfuran-3-yl)methyl phosphate synthase — protein sequence MDLLVSPSSVEEAKLSLAADIIDVKKPSEGSLGANFPWVISAIKDLTNKPVSAAIGDYEYRPGGAAQGAFGAASAGADYIKIGLMLKSESEAFEMIESVNKAVKWKYPEKTVVIAAYADFERIDTISPMDITKLVAKAGADVAMIDTAVKDGKRLFDFLDEKTLTEFTEANRKLGLKTALAGSLKFEDLDVLKRINPEIIGVRGMVCGGDRSAVIREELVQKAIEMVR from the coding sequence ATGGATTTATTGGTCAGTCCGAGTAGCGTAGAGGAAGCGAAACTTTCTCTTGCTGCAGATATTATTGACGTAAAAAAGCCCTCCGAGGGTTCATTGGGTGCAAATTTTCCCTGGGTAATTTCAGCAATCAAAGATCTAACGAACAAACCAGTCAGCGCGGCTATAGGAGATTATGAATATCGTCCCGGCGGAGCGGCCCAGGGTGCATTCGGTGCAGCGAGCGCGGGAGCGGATTATATAAAAATCGGCCTTATGCTGAAGAGCGAATCTGAGGCTTTCGAGATGATTGAAAGCGTCAATAAGGCCGTAAAATGGAAATATCCTGAAAAAACTGTTGTTATCGCGGCATATGCCGATTTTGAGAGAATCGATACTATATCTCCAATGGATATAACGAAACTTGTCGCAAAAGCCGGCGCCGATGTTGCAATGATCGATACAGCTGTTAAAGACGGAAAAAGACTTTTTGACTTCCTGGACGAAAAGACACTTACAGAATTCACAGAGGCCAACAGAAAGCTTGGGCTGAAAACCGCCCTTGCAGGCTCACTGAAATTCGAGGATCTGGATGTTTTGAAGAGAATCAATCCGGAGATCATAGGTGTCAGAGGTATGGTATGCGGCGGAGACCGAAGCGCAGTCATACGTGAGGAATTAGTGCAGAAGGCCATAGAAATGGTAAGGTGA
- a CDS encoding Hsp20/alpha crystallin family protein — MPNEPNDDLFKNFAKVMEDILSNLSLDENTRFVGCTIITGQGGEPRFIPLDEFEAEMPDDIDYEMIESPDRIYITAEISPETEAIPDIDIQPDTVKISIDGKEAVIELPCLIHAGQSFSNIKNGVIDIICEKL, encoded by the coding sequence ATGCCGAATGAACCTAATGACGATCTATTCAAGAATTTTGCCAAAGTAATGGAGGATATTCTCAGCAACCTGTCGCTGGACGAGAATACCAGATTCGTAGGCTGCACTATCATTACCGGTCAGGGCGGTGAACCGCGCTTCATTCCTCTCGACGAGTTCGAGGCCGAGATGCCGGATGATATCGACTATGAGATGATCGAATCCCCTGACAGGATCTACATTACGGCAGAGATTTCCCCGGAGACCGAGGCTATCCCTGATATAGACATACAGCCGGATACCGTTAAAATATCAATAGACGGAAAAGAAGCGGTTATAGAACTCCCGTGCCTTATACACGCGGGCCAGAGCTTTTCAAATATCAAAAACGGTGTTATTGATATAATATGTGAAAAACTCTAA